One Scophthalmus maximus strain ysfricsl-2021 chromosome 1, ASM2237912v1, whole genome shotgun sequence genomic region harbors:
- the zgc:91890 gene encoding solute carrier family 52, riboflavin transporter, member 3-B isoform X2 — protein sequence MSLLTHALACLFGMGSWVAINGMWVELPLVVPEIPEGWYLPSYLTVLIQMANVGPLFVTLMHRFRPGALDERPVIYGIVALGIVATFLLAFFWRHTVAIGGSLHSVPLLVLSFLLSVVDCTSSVTFLPFMMRLRPQYLTTYFAGEGLSGLVPALVALIQGVGVVQCRNASLAAAAANTTADDSAELTAVYLPAKFPAQVFFVLLSAMMAVSLAAFVLLNHHPAVARERKSDLYFSGDLGLGKGEQGLSLRTHTPEQKPMLSPLEAVRREPRSSFGRGTYSCLEVAFIFVVLAWVNALTNAVLPSVQSYSCLPYGNKAYHLAATMAAVANPVACFIAMLMPTRSLVFMGSLTMLGSGFGAYIMAMAALSPCPLLVHSASGTVVIVLAWVLFVLTLSYVKVTIGVILRDEGHSALVWCGAVVQLGSMVGAVSMFPLVSVYGLFKSGDACNTKCPA from the exons ATGTCGCTGCTCACCCACGCGCTGGCGTGTCTGTTCGGCATGGGCTCCTGGGTGGCCATCAACGGGATGTGGGTGGAGCTCCCCCTGGTCGTGCCCGAGATCCCAGAGGGCTGGTACCTGCCGTCGTACCTCACCGTCCTCATCCAGATGGCCAACGTCGGCCCCCTCTTCGTCACCCTGATGCACCGCTTCCGCCCGGGGGCGCTGGACGAGCGGCCGGTCATCTACGGCATCGTGGCGTTGGGGATCGTCGCCACGTTCCTGCTGGCTTTCTTCTGGAGGCACACGGTGGCAATAGGTGGCTCGTTGCACAGCGTTCCCCTGCTGGTGTTGAGCTTCCTGCTCTCCGTGGTCGACTGCACCTCCTCCGTGACCTTTTTGCCCTTCATGATGCGGCTGCGTCCGCAGTACCTCACCACATACTTTGCCGGCGAGGGCCTCAGCGGCCTGGTGCCGGCGCTGGTGGCTCTGATCCAAGGAGTCGGTGTGGTCCAGTGTCGGAACGCCTCtttggccgccgccgccgccaacacAACAGCGGACGACTCCGCCGAGCTCACGGCCGTCTACCTGCCGGCCAAGTTCCCTGCCCAGGTCTTCTTCGTGCTCCTCAGCGCCATGATGGCCGTGTCCCTGGCGGCGTTCGTCCTGCTCAACCATCACCCGGCCGTGGCCCGGGAGCGGAAGAGCGACCTCTACTTCAGCGGGGACCTGGGTCTGGGGAAGGGAGAGCAAGGTCTGTCGCTGCGCACCCACACGCCGGAGCAGAAGCCCATGCTCAGTCCGCTGGAGGCGGTCAGGAGGGAACCCAGGAGCTCCTTCGGGAGGGGCACGTACAGCTGCTTGGAGGTGGCGTTCATCTTCGTGGTGCTGGCCTGGGTCAACGCTCTGACCAATGCGGTGCTGCCCTCCGTGCAGTCCTACTCCTGTCTGCCTTATGGGAACAAGGCCTACCACCTAGCCGCCACCATGGCAGCTGTCGCCAACCCAGTGGCCTGCTTCATCGCCATGTTAATGCCGACACG GTCTCTCGTCTTCATGGGTTCCTTGACCATGTTGGGATCTGGATTCGGAGCCTACATCATGGCCATGGCTGCTCTCAGTCCCTGTCCCCTGCTGGTCCACAGTGCGTCTGGAACCGTCGTCATA GTTCTGGCCTGGGTCCTGTTCGTCCTGACCCTGTCCTACGTGAAGGTCACCATCGGGGTGATCCTGCGGGACGAGGGCCACAGCGCCCTCGTGTGGTGCGGGGCCGTCGTGCAGCTGGGCTCCATGGTCGGCGCCGTGTCCATGTTCCCGCTGGTCAGCGTCTACGGCCTCTTCAAGTCGGGCGACGCTTGCAACACCAAGTGTCCCGCGTAG
- the zgc:91890 gene encoding solute carrier family 52, riboflavin transporter, member 3-B isoform X1: MSLSSQRQLFCYRLTRRTNTARPFEHRAVVNNQRAPVYISRPTPAPPPSIMSLLTHALACLFGMGSWVAINGMWVELPLVVPEIPEGWYLPSYLTVLIQMANVGPLFVTLMHRFRPGALDERPVIYGIVALGIVATFLLAFFWRHTVAIGGSLHSVPLLVLSFLLSVVDCTSSVTFLPFMMRLRPQYLTTYFAGEGLSGLVPALVALIQGVGVVQCRNASLAAAAANTTADDSAELTAVYLPAKFPAQVFFVLLSAMMAVSLAAFVLLNHHPAVARERKSDLYFSGDLGLGKGEQGLSLRTHTPEQKPMLSPLEAVRREPRSSFGRGTYSCLEVAFIFVVLAWVNALTNAVLPSVQSYSCLPYGNKAYHLAATMAAVANPVACFIAMLMPTRSLVFMGSLTMLGSGFGAYIMAMAALSPCPLLVHSASGTVVIVLAWVLFVLTLSYVKVTIGVILRDEGHSALVWCGAVVQLGSMVGAVSMFPLVSVYGLFKSGDACNTKCPA; encoded by the exons ATGTCGCTCTCGTCCCAGCGTCAGCTGTTCTGTTACAGGCTCACACGCCGAACTAACACGGCACGACCTTTTGAACATCGTGCTGTTGTCAACAATCAG AGAGCGCCCGTCTACATTTCCCGACCGACCCCGGCCCCGCCGCCCTCCATCATGTCGCTGCTCACCCACGCGCTGGCGTGTCTGTTCGGCATGGGCTCCTGGGTGGCCATCAACGGGATGTGGGTGGAGCTCCCCCTGGTCGTGCCCGAGATCCCAGAGGGCTGGTACCTGCCGTCGTACCTCACCGTCCTCATCCAGATGGCCAACGTCGGCCCCCTCTTCGTCACCCTGATGCACCGCTTCCGCCCGGGGGCGCTGGACGAGCGGCCGGTCATCTACGGCATCGTGGCGTTGGGGATCGTCGCCACGTTCCTGCTGGCTTTCTTCTGGAGGCACACGGTGGCAATAGGTGGCTCGTTGCACAGCGTTCCCCTGCTGGTGTTGAGCTTCCTGCTCTCCGTGGTCGACTGCACCTCCTCCGTGACCTTTTTGCCCTTCATGATGCGGCTGCGTCCGCAGTACCTCACCACATACTTTGCCGGCGAGGGCCTCAGCGGCCTGGTGCCGGCGCTGGTGGCTCTGATCCAAGGAGTCGGTGTGGTCCAGTGTCGGAACGCCTCtttggccgccgccgccgccaacacAACAGCGGACGACTCCGCCGAGCTCACGGCCGTCTACCTGCCGGCCAAGTTCCCTGCCCAGGTCTTCTTCGTGCTCCTCAGCGCCATGATGGCCGTGTCCCTGGCGGCGTTCGTCCTGCTCAACCATCACCCGGCCGTGGCCCGGGAGCGGAAGAGCGACCTCTACTTCAGCGGGGACCTGGGTCTGGGGAAGGGAGAGCAAGGTCTGTCGCTGCGCACCCACACGCCGGAGCAGAAGCCCATGCTCAGTCCGCTGGAGGCGGTCAGGAGGGAACCCAGGAGCTCCTTCGGGAGGGGCACGTACAGCTGCTTGGAGGTGGCGTTCATCTTCGTGGTGCTGGCCTGGGTCAACGCTCTGACCAATGCGGTGCTGCCCTCCGTGCAGTCCTACTCCTGTCTGCCTTATGGGAACAAGGCCTACCACCTAGCCGCCACCATGGCAGCTGTCGCCAACCCAGTGGCCTGCTTCATCGCCATGTTAATGCCGACACG GTCTCTCGTCTTCATGGGTTCCTTGACCATGTTGGGATCTGGATTCGGAGCCTACATCATGGCCATGGCTGCTCTCAGTCCCTGTCCCCTGCTGGTCCACAGTGCGTCTGGAACCGTCGTCATA GTTCTGGCCTGGGTCCTGTTCGTCCTGACCCTGTCCTACGTGAAGGTCACCATCGGGGTGATCCTGCGGGACGAGGGCCACAGCGCCCTCGTGTGGTGCGGGGCCGTCGTGCAGCTGGGCTCCATGGTCGGCGCCGTGTCCATGTTCCCGCTGGTCAGCGTCTACGGCCTCTTCAAGTCGGGCGACGCTTGCAACACCAAGTGTCCCGCGTAG